A genomic window from Slackia heliotrinireducens DSM 20476 includes:
- a CDS encoding shikimate kinase: MADEYQGKYKLLKPVFLIGFMGAGKTSVAQYLANVLGLASIDADEYLELMEDRVIADIFAEDGEDYFRDIETRHLEELAKRKLVRLIATGGGVIKRPANIEIMHSYGYTVYLGVTADEAAERIPNTESRPLFKNIDVARKTVLERMPLYEAAADAYVETTGRKVPDICREVALRLIDSGVLVKVS, from the coding sequence ATGGCTGATGAGTACCAAGGCAAGTACAAATTGCTCAAACCGGTATTTCTCATCGGCTTTATGGGTGCGGGGAAAACCAGCGTGGCACAGTATCTGGCGAACGTGCTCGGTTTGGCTTCCATCGATGCCGACGAGTATTTGGAACTAATGGAGGACAGGGTCATAGCGGACATCTTCGCGGAAGACGGTGAGGATTATTTTCGGGATATAGAGACCAGGCACCTCGAGGAGCTGGCGAAGCGCAAGTTGGTGCGTCTGATCGCGACGGGCGGCGGCGTCATCAAGCGTCCGGCGAACATTGAAATCATGCATTCGTACGGCTATACGGTCTACCTTGGCGTTACCGCAGATGAAGCGGCCGAACGAATTCCGAACACCGAATCGCGACCGCTTTTCAAGAACATCGACGTGGCACGCAAGACCGTGCTGGAGCGCATGCCCCTCTATGAGGCCGCAGCGGATGCGTACGTGGAAACCACAGGCCGCAAGGTGCCCGACATTTGCCGGGAAGTTGCGTTGCGCCTGATAGATTCCGGCGTGTTGGTGAAGGTTTCCTAG
- a CDS encoding zinc ribbon domain-containing protein: MGFLDNLSSSVNRGVASAGRTTETFRLKNQLNDINKQRQALSAQLGASLYEMTRDNPELRAGREGLYDSIAALDAQRDAINAQIAQIEEQQRLQQAQAQVFICPKCGGRVGATDMFCMTCGLPIDQVRAAASAPVMQPGQAACPKCGAPMNAGDTFCMSCGTNVKEFQAAQATSAPAAPAAPVSAPAEQQASADGGTVCPSCGTPYTPGADAFCANCGAKLS; this comes from the coding sequence ATGGGTTTCCTCGATAATCTTTCTTCCAGCGTGAACCGCGGTGTCGCTTCCGCTGGCCGCACTACTGAAACGTTCAGGCTGAAGAACCAGCTCAACGACATCAACAAGCAACGTCAGGCGCTTTCTGCACAGCTTGGGGCCAGCCTGTACGAAATGACAAGGGACAATCCCGAGTTGCGCGCGGGTCGCGAAGGACTCTACGACAGTATTGCCGCCTTGGACGCCCAGCGCGACGCCATCAATGCTCAAATCGCCCAGATCGAAGAGCAGCAGCGCCTCCAGCAAGCGCAGGCGCAGGTTTTCATCTGCCCCAAGTGCGGCGGCCGAGTCGGTGCCACCGACATGTTCTGCATGACCTGCGGCCTTCCCATCGATCAGGTCCGCGCCGCAGCAAGCGCACCCGTCATGCAACCTGGCCAGGCTGCATGCCCCAAATGCGGGGCTCCCATGAATGCGGGGGACACCTTCTGCATGAGCTGCGGCACCAACGTGAAGGAATTCCAAGCCGCCCAAGCAACCTCTGCACCCGCGGCTCCTGCTGCGCCGGTTTCGGCGCCCGCCGAGCAGCAAGCGTCTGCCGACGGCGGCACCGTATGCCCATCATGCGGCACGCCCTACACGCCTGGAGCCGATGCGTTCTGCGCCAATTGTGGTGCCAAACTCTCCTAG
- a CDS encoding FHA domain-containing protein translates to MAVDNETPCGVLFDTFKGFAGISNRDVAVNVLSDRPIAGGRSLQQRADDKSFLSRSIVHSKPGDLPASAFVPFDKAAYALFSAMRSSQGRGLSVNQISDHFSGDGALAMADACRNYQLNDVLYLNAVQYLKSASGANDVDRAYLLVLLFVETGLRQDPRIAAEHVLSMAERAFGSKSVTQTSVVTDLPQTEEDEGFEDVRLALFRVVGNRMRGSAYVLNTDDEGTEIGYLATAANSIADVEQTVSRHHLLIYRNGEGVWYARGLNSRNGSVLVSGEDRTRTVIEPPRDQRGDGYVAQDVRLQAGDRLELARDTVFMIVQVDA, encoded by the coding sequence ATGGCCGTCGATAACGAAACGCCCTGCGGCGTGCTGTTCGACACGTTCAAAGGCTTTGCGGGCATCAGCAACCGCGACGTAGCCGTCAACGTCCTGTCCGACCGGCCCATCGCGGGCGGGCGCAGCCTGCAGCAACGGGCCGACGACAAGTCCTTCTTGTCGCGTTCCATCGTCCACAGCAAGCCTGGTGACCTGCCAGCCTCAGCATTCGTCCCCTTCGACAAGGCGGCGTACGCGCTCTTCTCCGCCATGCGCTCCAGCCAAGGACGGGGGCTGTCCGTCAACCAGATTTCCGATCATTTCTCTGGCGACGGAGCGCTTGCCATGGCGGATGCATGCCGGAATTACCAGCTCAACGACGTGTTGTACCTCAACGCCGTACAGTATCTGAAGTCCGCTTCGGGAGCCAACGACGTGGACCGCGCATACCTTCTGGTCCTGCTGTTCGTCGAAACGGGCCTGCGCCAAGACCCCCGCATCGCAGCCGAACATGTGCTGTCGATGGCCGAGCGCGCATTCGGCTCGAAATCGGTGACCCAGACATCCGTCGTGACCGACCTTCCGCAAACCGAAGAGGACGAAGGGTTCGAAGACGTGCGCCTGGCGCTCTTCCGAGTAGTGGGCAACCGTATGCGCGGCAGCGCCTATGTGCTGAACACCGATGACGAAGGAACTGAAATCGGCTATCTTGCCACCGCCGCCAACTCGATTGCCGATGTTGAACAGACCGTATCCCGGCATCATCTGCTGATCTATCGGAACGGCGAAGGCGTCTGGTATGCCCGAGGATTGAATTCCCGAAACGGATCGGTCCTGGTAAGCGGCGAAGACCGCACACGGACCGTCATCGAGCCGCCTCGCGACCAGCGTGGCGACGGATATGTTGCGCAGGACGTTCGCCTGCAAGCTGGCGATCGCCTCGAACTTGCCCGCGACACGGTGTTCATGATCGTCCAGGTCGATGCGTAG